In a single window of the Pedosphaera parvula Ellin514 genome:
- a CDS encoding beta strand repeat-containing protein, with the protein MRRKAHQLAGAVLSTATLLSALAVQATTYTATNNAAWNTASTWDPNGIPGASDAAIIPIGKTVTYGGSPATVGAIQIAGTFSISAAGTLGDISIESTGTFNPTASGAAVIFSGNVTNQGNMSITALGSGTIYTYNGTGKILAGNISNVVAVINGTYQNVGTFVTGLKGTQDALKGSGALANLATLVLASGQNTTPSIATLDCSAVPNLVTWTGFNGTATPKATAYYDLVLGSTGTAGWNLNGVGLSIAHNLTILNTASVNSWPLNGTIPGTFTYSASSSTASTFPAAFTVGAFNMSNGRITIPAAATLTVTNTGAGVWTRSGGSFTPNATGTVRFTGAAPDINGGFTSLLVDSTATGAISSTSLFVTNSLTIAAGASLDVTALSGGAHAMPGTESYFGSGVLKGNATTVSGSKIYAGTDGGFGINHITGDLTMAAGSTNAMDIDTVAAAPHDLLVVDGALNLNNTRFRLKAPSAGIGIDTANDYLLATAASISGTPVLQWVTAPASSTNYTLITDGTTIKLHYTGGSSSGSPALSHSFSGGNLTLSWDTTAFPGYYVVGQTNSTGLDTNNANWTDSGSGGISPFVLPINPANPAVFFRLRKP; encoded by the coding sequence ATGAGACGAAAAGCCCACCAACTCGCCGGTGCGGTGCTCAGCACAGCCACATTGCTCAGCGCCCTCGCGGTTCAAGCGACAACATACACTGCCACCAACAATGCGGCGTGGAACACTGCCAGCACCTGGGATCCAAACGGAATTCCCGGCGCATCAGACGCAGCGATAATTCCAATCGGCAAAACCGTGACCTATGGAGGCTCGCCCGCCACAGTCGGCGCGATTCAAATTGCCGGAACGTTTTCCATCTCGGCTGCCGGCACGCTGGGCGACATATCGATTGAAAGCACAGGCACGTTCAATCCCACCGCGTCTGGTGCGGCTGTTATTTTTAGCGGCAACGTCACAAACCAGGGCAACATGTCCATCACCGCACTTGGTTCAGGAACGATTTATACCTACAACGGCACGGGCAAAATTTTGGCGGGCAACATCAGCAATGTCGTTGCAGTGATCAACGGGACATACCAGAACGTTGGAACATTTGTTACCGGACTTAAAGGAACGCAGGACGCGCTGAAGGGTTCAGGTGCATTGGCCAACCTCGCGACCCTCGTTCTGGCCAGTGGCCAGAATACAACCCCCTCGATTGCCACGCTGGATTGCAGCGCCGTTCCGAACCTTGTCACGTGGACCGGCTTCAATGGAACTGCGACGCCCAAGGCGACGGCTTACTACGACCTTGTGCTCGGGAGTACCGGGACTGCGGGGTGGAATCTGAACGGTGTCGGCCTGAGCATCGCCCATAACCTCACTATCTTGAATACTGCATCTGTCAATTCCTGGCCGTTGAATGGCACCATTCCCGGCACGTTCACTTATTCGGCCTCATCTTCAACGGCGAGCACATTTCCCGCGGCATTCACTGTGGGCGCGTTTAACATGAGCAATGGACGCATCACAATCCCCGCCGCAGCCACGCTCACCGTCACGAATACCGGCGCGGGCGTTTGGACGCGCTCGGGCGGCAGCTTTACCCCGAATGCGACTGGCACTGTTCGTTTCACCGGTGCGGCGCCTGATATCAACGGCGGCTTCACAAGTTTGCTCGTTGACAGCACCGCTACAGGTGCCATTTCCAGCACAAGTCTGTTCGTTACCAACTCGCTGACGATTGCTGCAGGCGCGTCATTGGATGTCACCGCATTGAGCGGAGGCGCTCACGCAATGCCCGGCACGGAATCGTACTTCGGCAGTGGCGTGCTTAAAGGCAACGCCACGACTGTTTCGGGTTCGAAGATTTATGCCGGCACGGATGGCGGTTTTGGCATCAACCACATCACTGGCGACCTGACGATGGCGGCCGGTAGCACGAACGCGATGGATATTGATACCGTTGCGGCGGCTCCTCACGACCTGTTGGTTGTTGATGGCGCATTGAATCTGAACAACACGCGGTTCCGCCTCAAAGCACCGAGCGCGGGCATTGGCATTGATACCGCAAACGATTATCTCCTCGCCACGGCTGCGAGTATTTCAGGCACCCCGGTTTTGCAATGGGTGACCGCGCCTGCAAGTTCGACCAACTACACGCTCATCACTGATGGCACCACCATCAAACTCCATTACACCGGCGGGTCTTCTTCCGGATCTCCGGCACTTTCCCACTCATTCAGCGGCGGCAATCTGACGTTGTCGTGGGACACGACTGCATTTCCTGGATATTATGTCGTGGGCCAGACAAACAGCACAGGTCTGGACACCAACAACGCAAACTGGACTGACTCGGGCAGCGGCGGCATTAGTCCGTTCGTGCTTCCGATTAACCCGGCGAATCCGGCTGTGTTCTTCCGTTTGCGAAAGCCGTGA